From Portunus trituberculatus isolate SZX2019 chromosome 50, ASM1759143v1, whole genome shotgun sequence, the proteins below share one genomic window:
- the LOC123499992 gene encoding uncharacterized protein LOC123499992 isoform X1: MVMEAKWSARKENGHQEQGSSATTEKEENVPLSVPRNKCTHSYSDPALWLEEEAPQMLQDTQYDITYLERELHKMKQKKRAYTHFYKEKPHSRTPLPCPAPYFSARYHLEALKNPTANEKTREKVMGAFHAWYKGQLDAMMHYINRIQTDLDNLASRDLVGMEMRTVRSTTKLINHFYTFQVNQSKLPLNPRYLFLKYACCLLSRVHTQVMHTVLEKMYGLEKASHFIHNEREGKRRAALRETYKLSQCLEEILRDARQALPQGIRTTLLLVYVELKVQKLLSLLEEAVTTMEDSQEIFDILSWTEDVSWGVTTKGNYSHKILNLLVKDIETEDAAFTGNGDNNGATAGDDSANGGLFQQDSFSEECEEENERELEEVLKDMLLSGCESLQVPSVVQYSVGEDEGAEEEEEGNEIDVLEKRKEEEREIGKEEKEVEKVDDNKEEKREGEEIQEKKVGKVNEEEVEGEELEAN; the protein is encoded by the exons ATGGTGATGGAGGCGAAGTGGTCAgccaggaaggaaaatggacac CAGGAACAAGGCAGCAGTGCCACcactgagaaagaggagaatgtgCCACTCTCTGTACCAAGGAACAAATGCACTCACTCCTATTCTGACCCTGCAT TATGGCTGGAAGAAGAAGCACCCCAGATGCTGCAAGACACTCAGTATGACATCACCTACCTTGAGAGGGAGCTGcacaaaatgaagcaaaagaaaag GGCCTACACACACTTTTACAAGGAAAAACCTCATTCTCGCACACCCTTACCCTGCCCGGCACCTTACTTCAGTGCAAGATATCACCTGGAGGCCCTCAAGAATCCCACTGCAAATGAGAAGACCAGAGAGAAGGTGATGGGGGCCTTTCATGCATGGTACAAGGGTCAGCTGGATGCCATGATGCACTATATTAATCGCATACAAACTGATCTGGACAATTTGGCTTCAAGAGACCTGGTTGGCATGGAGATGAGAACTGTCAGGTCTACAACAAAGCTCATCAACCACTTCTACACCTTTCAAGTCAACCAGTCCAAGCTCCCACTTAATCCCCGCTACCTGTTCCTCAAGTATGCATGCTGCCTACTATCCAGAGTCCATACACAGGTGATGCACACAGTGCTTGAGAAAATGTATGGCCTTGAGAAAGCAAGTCATTTTATACATAATGAAAGGGAAGGCAAGAGGAGGGCTGCACTTAGAGAGACATATAA ATTGTCACAGTGTCTAGAGGAAATCCTCCGTGATGCCAGGCAGGCTCTACCACAGGGCATCCGCACAACCCTGCTCTTGGTGTACGTAGAACTAAAGGTACAGAAGCTCCTCTCTTTACTGGAGGAGGCAGTCACCACCATGGAGGACTCCCAGGAAATCTTTGACATCCTATCATGGACAGAAGATGTGTCCTGGGGAGTTACTACCAAAGGAAACTACTCTCATAAGATATTAAACTTGCTTGTAAAGGACATTGAGACAGAAGATGCTGCTTTTActggtaatggtgataataatggggccactgctggtgatgatagtgCTAATGGAGGGCTCTTCCAGCAAGATTCTTTCTCTGAGGAGtgtgaagaggagaacgagagagagctGGAAGAAGTATTGAAAGACATGCTGTTGTCTGGGTGTGAATCTTTGCAGGTGCCTAGTGTTGTCCAGTATTCAGtaggggaagatgaaggagcagaagaagaggaggagggaaatgaaatTGATGTcttggaaaagaggaaagaagaagaaagagaaataggaaaagaagaaaaggaagtagagaaagtagatgacaataaagaagaaaaaagagagggagaagaaatacaagaaaaaaaagtaggaaaagttaatgaagaagaagtagaaggtgAAGAATTAGAAGCAAATTAA
- the LOC123499992 gene encoding WD repeat-containing protein 87-like isoform X3, with protein sequence MLQDTQYDITYLERELHKMKQKKRAYTHFYKEKPHSRTPLPCPAPYFSARYHLEALKNPTANEKTREKVMGAFHAWYKGQLDAMMHYINRIQTDLDNLASRDLVGMEMRTVRSTTKLINHFYTFQVNQSKLPLNPRYLFLKYACCLLSRVHTQVMHTVLEKMYGLEKASHFIHNEREGKRRAALRETYKLSQCLEEILRDARQALPQGIRTTLLLVYVELKVQKLLSLLEEAVTTMEDSQEIFDILSWTEDVSWGVTTKGNYSHKILNLLVKDIETEDAAFTGNGDNNGATAGDDSANGGLFQQDSFSEECEEENERELEEVLKDMLLSGCESLQVPSVVQYSVGEDEGAEEEEEGNEIDVLEKRKEEEREIGKEEKEVEKVDDNKEEKREGEEIQEKKVGKVNEEEVEGEELEAN encoded by the exons ATGCTGCAAGACACTCAGTATGACATCACCTACCTTGAGAGGGAGCTGcacaaaatgaagcaaaagaaaag GGCCTACACACACTTTTACAAGGAAAAACCTCATTCTCGCACACCCTTACCCTGCCCGGCACCTTACTTCAGTGCAAGATATCACCTGGAGGCCCTCAAGAATCCCACTGCAAATGAGAAGACCAGAGAGAAGGTGATGGGGGCCTTTCATGCATGGTACAAGGGTCAGCTGGATGCCATGATGCACTATATTAATCGCATACAAACTGATCTGGACAATTTGGCTTCAAGAGACCTGGTTGGCATGGAGATGAGAACTGTCAGGTCTACAACAAAGCTCATCAACCACTTCTACACCTTTCAAGTCAACCAGTCCAAGCTCCCACTTAATCCCCGCTACCTGTTCCTCAAGTATGCATGCTGCCTACTATCCAGAGTCCATACACAGGTGATGCACACAGTGCTTGAGAAAATGTATGGCCTTGAGAAAGCAAGTCATTTTATACATAATGAAAGGGAAGGCAAGAGGAGGGCTGCACTTAGAGAGACATATAA ATTGTCACAGTGTCTAGAGGAAATCCTCCGTGATGCCAGGCAGGCTCTACCACAGGGCATCCGCACAACCCTGCTCTTGGTGTACGTAGAACTAAAGGTACAGAAGCTCCTCTCTTTACTGGAGGAGGCAGTCACCACCATGGAGGACTCCCAGGAAATCTTTGACATCCTATCATGGACAGAAGATGTGTCCTGGGGAGTTACTACCAAAGGAAACTACTCTCATAAGATATTAAACTTGCTTGTAAAGGACATTGAGACAGAAGATGCTGCTTTTActggtaatggtgataataatggggccactgctggtgatgatagtgCTAATGGAGGGCTCTTCCAGCAAGATTCTTTCTCTGAGGAGtgtgaagaggagaacgagagagagctGGAAGAAGTATTGAAAGACATGCTGTTGTCTGGGTGTGAATCTTTGCAGGTGCCTAGTGTTGTCCAGTATTCAGtaggggaagatgaaggagcagaagaagaggaggagggaaatgaaatTGATGTcttggaaaagaggaaagaagaagaaagagaaataggaaaagaagaaaaggaagtagagaaagtagatgacaataaagaagaaaaaagagagggagaagaaatacaagaaaaaaaagtaggaaaagttaatgaagaagaagtagaaggtgAAGAATTAGAAGCAAATTAA
- the LOC123499992 gene encoding uncharacterized protein LOC123499992 isoform X2 — MVMEAKWSARKENGHEQGSSATTEKEENVPLSVPRNKCTHSYSDPALWLEEEAPQMLQDTQYDITYLERELHKMKQKKRAYTHFYKEKPHSRTPLPCPAPYFSARYHLEALKNPTANEKTREKVMGAFHAWYKGQLDAMMHYINRIQTDLDNLASRDLVGMEMRTVRSTTKLINHFYTFQVNQSKLPLNPRYLFLKYACCLLSRVHTQVMHTVLEKMYGLEKASHFIHNEREGKRRAALRETYKLSQCLEEILRDARQALPQGIRTTLLLVYVELKVQKLLSLLEEAVTTMEDSQEIFDILSWTEDVSWGVTTKGNYSHKILNLLVKDIETEDAAFTGNGDNNGATAGDDSANGGLFQQDSFSEECEEENERELEEVLKDMLLSGCESLQVPSVVQYSVGEDEGAEEEEEGNEIDVLEKRKEEEREIGKEEKEVEKVDDNKEEKREGEEIQEKKVGKVNEEEVEGEELEAN; from the exons ATGGTGATGGAGGCGAAGTGGTCAgccaggaaggaaaatggacac GAACAAGGCAGCAGTGCCACcactgagaaagaggagaatgtgCCACTCTCTGTACCAAGGAACAAATGCACTCACTCCTATTCTGACCCTGCAT TATGGCTGGAAGAAGAAGCACCCCAGATGCTGCAAGACACTCAGTATGACATCACCTACCTTGAGAGGGAGCTGcacaaaatgaagcaaaagaaaag GGCCTACACACACTTTTACAAGGAAAAACCTCATTCTCGCACACCCTTACCCTGCCCGGCACCTTACTTCAGTGCAAGATATCACCTGGAGGCCCTCAAGAATCCCACTGCAAATGAGAAGACCAGAGAGAAGGTGATGGGGGCCTTTCATGCATGGTACAAGGGTCAGCTGGATGCCATGATGCACTATATTAATCGCATACAAACTGATCTGGACAATTTGGCTTCAAGAGACCTGGTTGGCATGGAGATGAGAACTGTCAGGTCTACAACAAAGCTCATCAACCACTTCTACACCTTTCAAGTCAACCAGTCCAAGCTCCCACTTAATCCCCGCTACCTGTTCCTCAAGTATGCATGCTGCCTACTATCCAGAGTCCATACACAGGTGATGCACACAGTGCTTGAGAAAATGTATGGCCTTGAGAAAGCAAGTCATTTTATACATAATGAAAGGGAAGGCAAGAGGAGGGCTGCACTTAGAGAGACATATAA ATTGTCACAGTGTCTAGAGGAAATCCTCCGTGATGCCAGGCAGGCTCTACCACAGGGCATCCGCACAACCCTGCTCTTGGTGTACGTAGAACTAAAGGTACAGAAGCTCCTCTCTTTACTGGAGGAGGCAGTCACCACCATGGAGGACTCCCAGGAAATCTTTGACATCCTATCATGGACAGAAGATGTGTCCTGGGGAGTTACTACCAAAGGAAACTACTCTCATAAGATATTAAACTTGCTTGTAAAGGACATTGAGACAGAAGATGCTGCTTTTActggtaatggtgataataatggggccactgctggtgatgatagtgCTAATGGAGGGCTCTTCCAGCAAGATTCTTTCTCTGAGGAGtgtgaagaggagaacgagagagagctGGAAGAAGTATTGAAAGACATGCTGTTGTCTGGGTGTGAATCTTTGCAGGTGCCTAGTGTTGTCCAGTATTCAGtaggggaagatgaaggagcagaagaagaggaggagggaaatgaaatTGATGTcttggaaaagaggaaagaagaagaaagagaaataggaaaagaagaaaaggaagtagagaaagtagatgacaataaagaagaaaaaagagagggagaagaaatacaagaaaaaaaagtaggaaaagttaatgaagaagaagtagaaggtgAAGAATTAGAAGCAAATTAA